The genome window CATCTAATGCTGTTTGGTAAACTACCCCCTTCACTGAATAGTCTGTTACATGTGGTGGTGGATGGCCACACTGTGGTCATCTTGGGCAGTGGATCGCAGTGGCATCGGGAGCAGAGGTGCTTGATGGTCAAGCCCCACCCCCTGCACACCCGTGGCAGCTGGTCAGGCCAGGCCAGGGAGGGTGACCCAGGGTACTGTACCTCATGGTGATGGGACAGATGTGAGCTGGGCCCAAGTCAGGTCCTTCCCTTGATCTCCCTTGAGATCACAGAGGACATGACCTTTCCAGAGGCTGCCCCTTCCTAAGCAGCCCTCCACAGCCTGGCTTTCCTGAAAGCCTGCTCTCCATCATGGTACAAGGTCCAGGCTACTGGGGAAGATGTCCCTGAGGGCCTTTCCTCCAGGGCTACTTGGGAAACGGTGGAGGGTGAATTCAGACCCCTGCACTCCCTGGATGAGGGGTGGGGCACAGactgaagaggaaagaggaggaggcaTGTCTGGGAGTCCCCCAGTGGGTCCAAGGCTGGAGAGAGGCAGAAACAAGTGtgcagaggtggggggaggggtgctagGAAACATCTAGAGTGATTCTCTGCTGTATGGACAGTTAGGAAAAGGTAGGAGAAAGAGGCCTGAGCACTGCCTTTGAATTCCGGGGTTTGGGAGACTGAGGCACTCAGGATGAGTTAGGATGAGCAGGGGTGGGCCTGTGGTTCCAATCCCAgtctcccagccccaggcagggagCAGTTTCCAGGAGCACCTAAGGCCCATCCTTCTAGCTTGACTACTGAAGCCTATGACACCACACTGGCCCTTCAAGtcaccctcccccagcctcctcctgctgCAAGACTgtctttcctctgcctgtgtaGAAACCAGGCCAGAGGCAGTGGGTCTCTTGTCTCCCAGCGAGGCCAGCCCTCCCTCTGTACTCTGGACCCCATTCTCCGGCACCTTCTCAAAGTCTCACTCTTCCAGGATCTCTGAGGTCTCACCAGCAACTTATTTCCACTAGCAGATATGCTATAATGTCTCCCATCCTCAACACATTTGAACCAGGTTTCATACCTCACCCCTGACCCCACCATCCCATTCCCAGCAAAGTCTCTTGCACCTACTGTCTACACTCACCATCTACACTCAGGGCCCACCTCCTCAGCCCCTTTCATCCCTCTCTGGTCCGCCAGGCTCCACTGCTCCAGGGACTGTCTTCACCAGGGCCATCCGCAACCTCCACGTGGACAATCACACATGCACTTTTCTCTCTCGGcatctcctcctccacctctgaGCAGCACTTGACCAGCGGTCCACTTCCTTCTAGAAACACTCTCCTGTCCTGGTTGTCCTGTAGCTCAGGGACTGCCCCTCGGTCTCCTTAGCAGGTTCCTCTTCACCTTCCCAGTCGCTCAGTATCGGGGTGCCTGGGCTCAGCCTACAGTCACGTCTCTTCATCTACCCTCATTGCCCATGGGGCTTCCCCACACCCAGGCCTCCGGATTATTTGTATGCTTTCAACTTCCAAGTACTGACCACTCTGTGACCTGCCTTTTCCATCTGATGCCACATCTGATCCCCACATCGCTGCATGGTCTTCTGTGCAGTTTTGAATGGCTGCAGCTCACCCCACCAAGCTACCAAGTCCAAGCTCCTCCTGCCTTCCCGATACCTCCACACAGAGGCTgaagaagcctctcagactgaAGCCACCTGAATGGACCTGAAACTCCTCATTCCTCCCCAGTTCCCATGCCTTCTTCTCTTCCAGTCTTCCTTCACCTCACTGAGGGTCTCCATGACTCACCCAGGTGTCCAAGCCCATCCCCTACAACCTCCTGAtgtcctccctcccctcacccacTTCTGATCCTCAGTGCATCCCACCCACTCCACCTGCTCCCcaagcctctgtgctccctgccttCCCGTCCACGTCACTGCTGCAGCTGCTCCTCCATCTCCCCGCATCCACCCACAATTGCTACAACTCTTTCCCCCATCCCAGCGGAGGGATGTGTCTAAAACACAAATCAGATAATACCACTCCTCTGTTTAACTCTCCTCAGTGTCTTCCAGTTGCCCTTGGAATAAAAGTGGGACTCCTGGCTATGGCCTGCAGAGCTGGGGTGCTATGGCCCGTGCCCGTTCCTGCCTGTGGCAGTTGGGCTGCCTCTCCCCAACTCCAGCAGCCCTGGCTCTCCTCCCAGCTTCGGGACCTTTGTTTTGCTGCCCCCCTTCTGTGGGAGCTTCACACACCTGGCTCCTTCCACCCTTTCATCTCCTCTCCGCAGAGAGGTCTTCTTGGATTATGGGCACCCAAAGTCTCCTCCCACCCCTGTGCTCTCAATCACACCCTGGTGGTTTCCTTCCTGCCACTTATCAGGGCTTTGATTACCTTTGTCTttacatttgtttgtttcttctacCTCTGGAATATAAACTCCAAGAGCAGGGACCCCATCTCTCTTGTTTACTCCTTTGCCTGGCTCATAGAAGCAACTTGCCAGGACTGAGGACAGCCACAGGTCTGTTTCTGTGATTCCCCGGCAGCCCCAAAGCCAGGCATCTGCCCCTGCCCGTGACATCATGActcaggccccaggcccccaTCTGGCACGGAGGCCACACCTTGTCCCTCTCCGGCTGGACTCTGCTCCATCCAGTTCCAGGAGCCTGAGGTGCTCCTAGCTGGCACCCCATCCCTCGACACCTTTCAGCCACAAGCAGGCCTCTCTCCCCAAATACCAGagtcctgccctgcctcccttgctGCCCTTCATGGAAGCAGagctctccttccccagagttCCTGACTAGGGCCTTGCTCTAGAGTTTCCAAGAGACCCAGGCCCACTTCCTGAGCCACGCTAGAGTAGCCTGGCTCCTTCAGCCTAAAACCTGTGTACCTGGATCCAGGCTTACACCCCACTCCTCAGAAGTCACTCTCAATGCCCTGAGAGCAAGCAAGTGGTAGGGCCttcccaagagacagaagagCAGCAACCTCCTTGCCATACCTTTATGCAAAACCATCCAGTGACTCCACTCACCACCAGCTGATGTAGACACACATATCCTATTCCTtgccaccaccacctccccaccacacacacacacacacacacacacagttcatgCTCTGGCCATACCTAACTACTCACCATGCCATTTCACCCATGCACCCAGCAAGATTGCTGCTCCCTCCACCTGGCATTCCCTTCCCACTTCATCTCTTAGCCAGACTCCTATGTGATTTTAAGAATCGGCTGCACGTTGCCTCCTCTGGGTGATCTTCCCTGAGCAGTGTGTGACCCTTTATGCCTGAGATGTCACAGTACATGTATTTTCCCAGAGGTCCTTCTCTCCTCTAggctggggaaaaaaacaatccTGGTCTTCAGAGATCCTAGTCCGATGGGGACATGCCCCTCAATGTGACAAGGGCAGTAATGGAAGGATGTGCATACAGGGAATCTGGGAGCCAAGGACCAGAATCCCCACCAGTCCTGGGCAATGGGGAGGCTTCTGGAGGAGGCAGAACTCCTGTGCAGACACAAAGGCAGAGCAGGTGTTTCCCACGGACAAGGAAGGAACGGGGGCGTCCAAGACAGGCAGAACAGCAGGTAGCCTGCCACCAGGGTATGACTCGGCCAGAAATCACAAGTCATTCTCTAAACTGAGTGTAAGTACAAGGGGCAGGACGTGGGGGAAGATAAGGCCAGACTCACAGGCAGGAGCCACACGTGTATGAAGTTCCTATGCCATTAAATGGGAAATATGGTGCTATTTGCTCCACTTGGATAAAAGTACAGGATGAGCCTCTCACCTCTCCACACTTTCATGTGCCCCAGCCAGGATTACTTTGCCAAAGAATTGTTTGGCACCTGGAGCTTTCTTTGTGCAGAAGCATCAGTTATGGCCCCCAGATCCCTTGAGGGTGGGGGTGGCCCAGCCTCTCCATCACCCCTAACGCCCCTCTTCCCTGGAGCGGCCCCACTTGTGAGGGCACTGCAGGGTGCAAGCTGACAAGGACGCCAGGGGCTGCGCCTTGTTTCCCTGCCCAAATATGTCACATGGATCTCTGTAGCAGGATgtgcccttccccagccctggcctccaGCCCTGCACAAGAGTGTCTGCTGTGCTCACACTGAGGGGGGAAGAGGCCCTGGGAAGGACAGGGCCTGGACTGAGCTGGGTGGGGACTCCATCTTGGCTGGGCATCGGGGCCAGGGCTTGGGATAGGATGTGGCTACAGCCTTGATGAAgctggggctgggactgggggAGGCAACCAAGGGACAGTCTGTCCTAGGCTGAAAGAAACCGAAAGACAAAGGGGCTGAGATCCAGGGAACACGACAGCCAGGGAAGGCAGGAGGTTTCCATGAGGCCATGGCTGGGGGCTGGCCCAGCGGGCACCTGATCCCTGGGCCCCTAAAGCTGGCTGCCCTGTGGACTCCCACAGGTGGGGAAGGCCCAAGCAAGGACCTAATCTCTGGACTCCAGGCCATCCAGGGCAAtgttggctggggtgggggcaggggactaGGTCAAGATCCCCTGGGATGGCCTTATGGAAGCCAAGGATTGGGGTACAGGATGCTGGCTCTGCTCTTAGACCACAGGACTCTCCACCACAGATCCTAACCCCTCCAGGCTGCCTGGTCCTCTACCCATGGCCACCACAACACTGGTACTTCCCCATCCCCCTCTCCACCCCTGCCTTATTCCCTTGGTTCCTTTTACACCCCACTTCCCTTGTTAGCCTTGAGCTTTCAGAGGGCAGGCAGACGGGCCTATCATGGGTGCCAGGGAAGGTTTTTAAGTGAAATGCAGCACAAGGACTGGGCAGCTTCATGAACGGGGACAGAggcaggcctcagtttcccatctttGCTGAAGACAGCCAGGCATTGACCAGAGGTCTGagggcatggggtggggtggggcgggaAGGAAAGATCAAAAATAGGGAATGAGAGGGCCTCTTGCTGGGTGGGAGGGGacagaagaaaggacagaatgAGGCAGGCCCTGCCAGCAAGAAACCTCAGCCCTCCATGTAATGCTCATGGTGGGCCCAGGCCCCGTCTGTTCTTACAAGATCCATGTGCTGCTCCCAGGCAGCAGCTGGGCACACATGTTCATGTGCCCACATGTACAGTACACGTGAGGCACGCATGGCAGCCCCCAGCTCCTCTGAAGCCTgggcctccctcccaccttccgTTCCTTGCCCACAGAAGCCAGAATCTCCGGGGCCCTGGGTACCCTCTCCTTCTTGTCCCAGGCCCAGTGGTAATGCTGACCTGGGGCCTCTGAGCAGGTGCCCAAAAGACAGAGGGAAAAGGGGCCCACACCTCAATGCCAGAGGCAAGAAGAGGAGGGAGTGGGAAGCAGGGCTCTCTGACTAAGCTTGGGGCACCTGCTGGTGCTGGCACTGCAATGGCCCCGGGCTTCCTATTGGGTAGCTGTTGGCCTAGGAGACCTCCCACCCACCAGAGTCCAAAGAGCACAGGTGTGGCTGCCTCTTGGCCTCATCACCATAGGGCCTGTCTCTAATCACAGGGCCTCTGCCTGTGGCCACAGCAGAGAAGCCACTGTCCTGTGAGCACCAGCAACTGACCACCAGCCCTAAACTAACATCAGCCCCCTCGGGGGACCAGCTGCCAGACCTTATTGGAACCCAGGTAAGGTCCTGACCCTCAGGAAGATCCCAGAGCAGTGGTGGCAACTCGGTGGTTTGGCAGGCCAGGGTCTCCAGCCCTCTCCCAGATACAGCCAGAAACACTGCCAAGAAGGACTTGGGACTCGGCTGTGAGCCAGCTGATAGGAAGCAGGGCAGGGGAGCCGGGACGCCAGCAGCATCTTGGGTTGCTTTTCCCAGTGTCTGTGATGTAgacaccccttccctgctccaagCCCCTAAGTTTGGGGGATAAATGGTGGAAACTCAACCTGCTACAGCCCTACCccagcccacccctccccaggagcAAGGCTAGCCAGTACCAGCCTCACCCATTCCTGCTGTGGGGATCTTCTGTAGCAAATACTTCCTTTGACTTGCCCCAGGGGCCCACAGGGACCCAGAGGGAGCTCCCCGCATGGAGCGGGGGAGCAGGGAGCAGCACTGTTCAGGCAGAGCTTgttttctctcccctttctttATACCTAGAAGCAGGAAGTATTGCCTCCTGGGGATGGAGCTGGGGGAAAGGCAAGCAGGCTTCTAACACCCCTACCTCTGAGGAGGAAAGGGGTCCTccaaaacaaggaaaacaaaggtcCAGCACCTCCTCCACAATCCCTTGTTTACTAGCAACTCATTTTCCCAACACTGAGTCATATTATCAGATCCTTTGTTATTTTTGTAACAGTCCCAATAAACAGGGGCGTGGGCTGCTCTCTTACACTTTGCCCAGGATATTGCAGGGTTCCTGCATAATGCAGGCTCATCACATGGATGCATGGTCACCCACAAACCCGACACCCATTCATGATGCATACATACAAACCTCATTCAAATAACACATACCCTTGACCCACACACTCAACTATCTCCCGCTCACCCGCGactccacccccactcccctccctccccgcctgTACGCATTCACCACATTTACCTTCATTCCATTTCAACATGTATGGCTTCTAGACACCCTCTGTGCCAGGAAGGTGCTGGGAAGACAGTGGTGGCAAGACAAGTTTGTCCTCAGGAGGTCACAGTCCAGTGCCAGGCATTTTCAAACAATTAAGGCACAGGGTTTGCAGGAGGAAGGGCTGGTTTCATTCTCTATGAAATACTCACTTGTGACCTCAGGCCCGTTatcctctttgagcctcagcaTCCTCATCTGGTAAATGGGATAATAACAGTACCCACCTGGAGaggttattttgaggattaaatgagttgatgaAGGTAAAGTCCAAAGAACAGTGCTCAGAACACAGGCACAAGGAGCTATAAACAACGGTAGTGAAAATTAATATAACATTCACCAGAGGCTTAGCACCAGGCTTGCAGCAGTAGCCAGGGTGGCTGTCATTGTTCAAAAGGAACGTATAAGGTTGGGTGTGGCATTTAGATGGCACTCTGGGCAGGGTGGAGTGTGGGGGTCAAAGAGGGCTTCACTGAGGACATGAACCTTGCGTTGGAATTTAAATGGTTGGGTGAGgaggtgctctgggcagagggttCAGGGTATGGAAAGTCAGAGACAGGAGACTTGGTAAGACATTCAGGGAAGTAAAGCTCATTGACAGCTCCCACAGAAAGCCCTGATaaatgcacatacacacgtaTGAGCACAAACACCCATGCACACCTCCTGAGCGGGCCCCTAGCTTAAGAGCCAACACTGGCCTCTTCCAAACATGCAGAATTGAAACAAACTTGGACTATAGGCTTGCTTTGCATTTGGCTGCTGAACCTAATGCCTTCCCTCCAGAAGCTAGGTGCAGCCCACCCATCTGGCATCTTTCACACTGAGACCCAGGGTGGGCGGGATATAGTCCCAGGTGCTTTCCACATAGCTTTCCTGGGCCCATTGGAATGAGCTTTATTGACCAAATAATGGGAGGCCAGGGCTGCCTCAGGGCCTCCCAGGCCTAGGCAATATGGAGGGCTCCTCAGATCAGTGGAGGGCATGGCTGGAGAAGGCTCCAGAAAGTCCCCTGGAGCCAGGGGCTTTGGGCCTGGTCCTGGAGGCCCCAGGTCAGAGCGTGGCCCAAGCCTCAGGCCTGGATCAGGGACAAGCAGCAACCTCTCCTGCCCTGGAATTCCTCTCCTGGCCTGAAGACTGTCTTTTTGGTTCAGTTTGGGCTCTAGGGAGTCATTTCAGCAGTGTCAACATGTCCCGGCCCAGCAGCAGAGCCATTTACAGTAAGTGctccctcctgtcccctctcccttccctccctcaacCTCTTGCCCTCcagtctctccctccccacactgaCACCCCTCCCTGGTTGTATTTGTCTCTCCTTCTTCTGCCCCCATCCCCTTGCTCTGCACCCCTGCAGTGCAACGGAAGGAGTACTCGCAGAGCATCTCCTTGGAGCCCACTCACCTGCAGTACAGGGTGGAGGTTAGTAACCCTGGGGGCCCAGTTTTCTGATTCAACCCAAGTTTTCATATGCGCTCACAGCCCTGCCAAAAGCAGACATCTCAGACGAGTGTCTGCCACAGAAACCGACTGCCTGAGCCAGCCAGattggggtggggaaggtgggggtgggggttggtctTTGGGTCTAAAAAGCCTAAATGAGTACCTGCTCAATCTGGGGGAGAAGGGGCAGCTGGGCAGGGGAAACTGGGGGAGAAGGCCAAGGGAAGCTGGCCTAGAGGTTGAGCAGGTGGAGAGGTTGAGCAGGTCCCAAGGCAGGAACAAGAAGCAGGGGGATAGATCAGGAGGTACAGGCAACCACCACAgcccacccctgcctgcctctggacCCACCCCCTGCTGCACTGGTCCCCAGGGAACTGTTCTTTGCCCAGCTGGAGGCAGGAATGTGTGAGGTCAGCAGTCCCTGTGAGGATTTGAAAGAACCAGGGTTTGAGAGGAGAGATGTCTGGGCTTGAGCTCCCAAGGCAGGCCTGAGCCGCTCGGAGGCTAGAACGGAAGCTCTGGACCAGCCTGGGAGGATGACGCTGGCATTGCGGATTCTAGCTGAAGGGCTGTTAGCAGCATGGTGAAAATGCAGACTAGAAGGGTGGGGTAGGAAAGCACACACTTGGTCAGGCTGAAGCACCTGGGCTAGAAActgccctgggcagcagcagaTTGAGGGCTCTCACAGagaagaagcagggagggacacCTTGGCGATGGCCTGGAGGCTCCACAGGGCAGGTAGGTCTTTCCGAGCTACTGGGTTGGAGCCAGGGGTTCATGgcaagggtgggggctgggaagtGCTTCATTTTGGCCCAGCAGGCAAGAGCCAGAGAACTGGGGCTTTCTCCAGGATGTTGGGCATTTGCTCCTGCTGCCAGGTGGCCCTGAACATCAGGCAGTGGGAACTCCGGGAGAGGAGCTGGGAGCTGTGCAGGGAGCTGGGTGGTAGGATCCAGGGCAAAAGGCAGATAGCTTCCCCTCAACAAAGCTCTGGAGGGGAGGCCGAGGAGCAGGACTGTAACTTGTGAACGCAGCATTTGGTTGGGAGAAAGCAGAGGTCTCCTCCAGGAGACAGAATAACAGCAAAAACCTGCTGGAATGATCAGACTAGCATTGGATAAGGGCCTGAGTGGAGACCAAGACCACCTCACTAGGCAAGGTCGGGAAGAAGGAGGGGCTTGATCTTCTTCCTGAGAGTCTGGGAGGTGATGGACTAGCAGAAGAGCAAAAGGCATTCTGGGTATGGGGAACAACATGAGCAACACATGGCAACAGGAACACTAGGTCAGTGCAGAGAAGGACCAGGCTGGGATGGTGGATTCCCACAGGGGGCAAAGAAGCCAAACCCtctataattgtttattttttgggTGATTGAGCCTACATCTACCAACATCCAGCATCCTTAGCTAGCCTAGACTgttaaaatccatcaccatcCTATCTCCAGAGTCCTAACCCCCCTCATGCAACCCTTTAGACCCCAGGTTGAGAGCCCTATCCTAGCCCAATTATTAccactgcccctccccacatTGGCCCTCAAAGGCTGCTCTATGGGCACTGCCTGGGACCTCCCTCACAGGGTGGCCAGGGACATGTCTTCCCCCTCTGCTGCCttttctccaccccacccctgcccatccCCACCTGTAATCCCCATTTCCAAACCATCTCACTGTCCTGGGCCTCCCCCTTTCTCCCCAGCACCTGATGACCTGTAAGCTGGGGACTCATGGAGTCCAGGAGCCCAAGGACGCCATGCAAAAGCTGCAGGAGATGGACACTCAGGGCCGGGTGTGGAGCCAGGACTTGCTCCTGCAGGTCAGAGATGGCTGGCTCCAGCTGCTGGACATCGAGTCAAAGGTCAGCCCTCCCATTACACCCCACAGTAAGTTATAGCCAACTTAGGCTACGGAAACACAAGCACTGGCCATGAACCCCACCTTTCCAAGCGCCAAACAGCAGCCACTCCTCCCCATAGAGTACACACCCAAGCCTAGGAAGAGACCAGGGACAGAGGCACAGGGGTCAGGGGAGATGATGTCCCAGCCACAGACTACTAGGAAGGCTGGGGTGGCCCAGGTTTTGAGCTCCCAGGAGCCACCCTGGCTTTCAGtgacctcacatcacagctgacttATCTGCTTGGCCCAGGAGGAGCTGGACTCTTACCGCCTGGACAATATCCAGGCCATGGATGTAGTGCTCAACACCTGCTCCTACAACTCTGTCCTGTCCATCACTGTGCGGGAGTCAGGCCTGCCAGGCACCAGCACTCTGCTCTTCCAGTGCCAGGAAGTAGGGGTGAGTGgccaggagcagggctgggaacTGAGCAGGCATGGGATCCAGCAACCATCACTACCCACTCCCCCAGCTCCAAAAAACAGTCTGCCTGATTGTTGGCTCCTCCAGGCAGAGCGATTGAGGACAAGCCTGCAGAAGGCCTTGGAAGAGGAGCTGCAGCAAAGGTAGGCAGCTGCTGCCCTAGCCCACCTGTAGCACCACAGAGCTCAGGCCTAGGTGGGCCAGGCCGGGACCCCACATGCGGAGTTGCCCAGGAGCCTGTGGCCCAACCAACCTAGGTCCGGAGCTGCGGAAGGGCCAGGCTGGATCAGAGAGCAGATGGGCAGAGGGAAGGGTTTGGAGTAGGCCCAGCAAACACTGGAGACTGGCTCTGGGGACTGACATGGGACCAAGAGGGCCCAGAGCGCAGGCAGATGAGGCAAGGTGGAGTTAAGAAAGGATCCAGATGGGAGACCAGGGAGCAGGACGGGTGGGGGTCCTGGAGAGAGGTGGTGCTGTCCCTGGGTCCAGAGGCAAATGTGTGGGCAGAGCCTTTGTCCCAAGAACCTGTCAGAGCTGTGTGCCCACCATGTGCTCAGCAGACCCCAATTTGGAGCCCTTCACCCAGGCCAGGACAGATGGAGGGGGCCACCTCTGGAAAGGCCACTCCTTAAGGAGCAGGTCCCCCCTCTGGAGCACAGGCCAGCTCCAGAACAGCCCTACGGGATGACCCCAGAGCACAGTAAGTTTGGGGCACACGGGCAAGTGAGAAGAGAAGGTTCAGAGTAAAGGTCAAAAAGGCTCTGGCCCACACTCTCCTCACCTTGCAGGCGTACCGCCATCCCCAAGGCCCTTGTTGCGCCACTCCAGCAccagagaacccagcgcctcggcTCTGCCTCCCCCAGCGCAGCCGCCATCCCCTGAGGACCCAGAGCGGGAGGAGGTAACTACAGGTTCTCTTGGGCTCGTTGAGGCCTCTGGGCCtgagccctgcccctccccccaggagGCCAGGTCTTGGGGTGGCCAAggcaggcctggggctgaggAGGGTCAGGGGGGCTTGGTCAGACCCTGGGCTGGGTCCGAGGCTCAGGcttgtggtggggagggggcaagggCAGGCTTGGGAGTTCCATGTGGGCCTAACTGCCCACTCAAGGCCACGGTTGTTTGGAGTCCAGGAGGTACTGAACTATGTCCTAAGGGACATTGAGCTGTTTGTACAAAAGCTGAAGGAGGCCCAGGCAAAGTCCGGTCGTAAGAAGAAGAAACTGGGAAAGAAAAAGTACAAGTATCCACGGGGTGAGTGCTGGGGGCTAGGGGAGAGGAGTTGGGGGGGTCTTGGGATGATCTGTGACCCCCTGCCTTACCCCCTCCCCCACAGGGATGACACAGGCACAGTACATCGATTGCTTCCAGAAGGTCAAGTACAGCATCAACCTCCTGGTGTGTTGCTGTGCCCAAGGTTCCCAGCCCTCCGCCCTCAGTAGGCCCTCCCTCTCCAGTCTCAAGACATCCCAAGCCTTTTTCCTTCTCTAGCTTGTCCCCTGAAACTCTCTGCCCACTCTGGGGACTTTTGGAGAATACCAGGCTCCCAAACAAGGCCCCCAGAATAACTATGGGGCCCTGGAGTCCTGGtgaaggtggggtgggaggaagggtggTGACAGGCATCACCCTGTGTTCCCCAGGGGAACCTGGCCAACAGGCTGCAGCAGACAACTGCCCCTGAGTTTGTGTACATCCTCTTCCAAACTCTGGACTTTGTGAGTTGGGGGAAGATATTGCAGTGAAGAGGGACAAATGGAGGTTAAGATGGAGCAGAGACCAGGGTGGAGAGCAGGCAGCAGAGGGCGGCTGTGGGTGTGCCCCTTGCTAACCCAACTCCACCTCCTCCTTGACCCAAGACAAGGAGGGTACTGTGTACAGCACCCCTCAGCAGACGAGGTGGGCTGGGGTTGGAGTCAAGGACACCAGTGCTTGGAGGGAGAcgggaaggagcagcaggccgGAGGCAATATGACACTGCAGAAATGGGAAGCCGGGGGCTCCACCACCTTCCCACTCCTGTAGGGCCCTGTGGGAGCCCAGGGGCTTCCTGACACCTTTCATCCCTCCCCTAGATCCTGGCCCAGTGCCCTGAGCCTGG of Manis javanica isolate MJ-LG chromosome 4, MJ_LKY, whole genome shotgun sequence contains these proteins:
- the EPS8L3 gene encoding epidermal growth factor receptor kinase substrate 8-like protein 3 isoform X3, with product MSRPSSRAIYMQRKEYSQSISLEPTHLQYRVEHLMTCKLGTHGVQEPKDAMQKLQEMDTQGRVWSQDLLLQVRDGWLQLLDIESKEELDSYRLDNIQAMDVVLNTCSYNSVLSITVRESGLPGTSTLLFQCQEVGAERLRTSLQKALEEELQQSRPQFGALHPGQDRWRGPPLERPLLKEQVPPLEHRPAPEQPYGMTPEHSVPPSPRPLLRHSSTREPSASALPPPAQPPSPEDPEREEEVLNYVLRDIELFVQKLKEAQAKSGRKKKKLGKKKYKYPRGMTQAQYIDCFQKVKYSINLLGNLANRLQQTTAPEFVYILFQTLDFILAQCPEPGLAAQVISPLLTPKAIDLLQSCLSPPDSNLWKGLGVAWTTSRADWTGSEPPPYQPTFSDGWQLPESSSQASLKYQDSTSLRPRLGSTSRFAQEETYHHGPQPGDPNLVLSSPRPVKSALKMQVLYEFEARNTQELTVAQGEVLEVLDQSKRWWLVKKETGQSGYIPSNILEPLELGDLGNQSWSPPWAPMLRLSSRPEEVRAWLKAENFSTFTVRTLGSLMGSQLIHMRAGELQMLCPQEAPRILARLEAVRRMLGMSP
- the EPS8L3 gene encoding epidermal growth factor receptor kinase substrate 8-like protein 3 isoform X5, which translates into the protein MTCKLGTHGVQEPKDAMQKLQEMDTQGRVWSQDLLLQVRDGWLQLLDIESKEELDSYRLDNIQAMDVVLNTCSYNSVLSITVRESGLPGTSTLLFQCQEVGAERLRTSLQKALEEELQQSRPQFGALHPGQDRWRGPPLERPLLKEQVPPLEHRPAPEQPYGMTPEHSVPPSPRPLLRHSSTREPSASALPPPAQPPSPEDPEREEEVLNYVLRDIELFVQKLKEAQAKSGRKKKKLGKKKYKYPRGMTQAQYIDCFQKVKYSINLLGNLANRLQQTTAPEFVYILFQTLDFILAQCPEPGLAAQVISPLLTPKAIDLLQSCLSPPDSNLWKGLGVAWTTSRADWTGSEPPPYQPTFSDGWQLPESSSQASLKYQDSTSLRPRLGSTSRFAQEETYHHGPQPGDPNLVLSSPRPVKSALKMQVLYEFEARNTQELTVAQGEVLEVLDQSKRWWLVKKETGQSGYIPSNILEPLELGDLGNQSWSPPWAPMLRLSSRPEEVRAWLKAENFSTFTVRTLGSLMGSQLIHMRAGELQMLCPQEAPRILARLEAVRRMLGVRTPCSPDPHLKFRVLPG